In Nocardioides sp. zg-1228, a single window of DNA contains:
- a CDS encoding DNA-binding response regulator translates to MPGDPSSVLVALGLERRAEQLYFRVAPVSGHTVAGVAQVVQARPDQLLRDLAPLIERGLVVVADDRVVVPSLAEAVSELVLREARTAASSAGKLAELSLAVPHLVAAAARPERHHVSDVQPLDGELSSGGDPFELLQVMMRTSRGDMLWLRPDAWAMPRESRVSEMLGEAMSTGRRSRAIYPARALTEAPDALRVRASLGEQVRILSEVPTRMFIFGDTHAVLPEPIGFTDDPRVHVRQRSIVAALTMWFESLWARAAPMREVEAGKVSPDGRQFLLEQLMAGSTDEVIARKLGIGLRTVRRRVAALMTELGVDTRFQAGVEAVRRGWL, encoded by the coding sequence ATGCCCGGTGACCCGTCCTCCGTCCTCGTCGCGCTCGGTCTCGAGCGTCGTGCCGAGCAGCTCTACTTCCGGGTGGCGCCGGTCTCCGGTCACACGGTCGCCGGTGTCGCGCAGGTGGTGCAGGCGCGGCCCGACCAGCTGTTGCGCGACCTCGCCCCGCTCATCGAGCGCGGTCTCGTCGTGGTGGCCGACGACCGCGTCGTCGTGCCGTCCCTCGCGGAGGCGGTCTCCGAGCTGGTGCTGCGCGAGGCGCGAACGGCCGCGTCGTCGGCCGGCAAGCTGGCCGAGCTCTCCCTCGCGGTGCCCCACCTCGTCGCCGCCGCCGCCCGTCCTGAGCGGCACCACGTCTCCGACGTCCAGCCGCTCGACGGCGAGCTCAGCTCCGGCGGCGACCCGTTCGAGCTCCTGCAGGTCATGATGCGCACCAGCCGCGGCGACATGCTGTGGCTGCGGCCGGACGCCTGGGCGATGCCGCGCGAGTCGAGGGTCAGCGAGATGCTCGGCGAGGCGATGTCCACGGGGCGTCGCTCCCGCGCGATCTACCCGGCGCGCGCCCTGACCGAGGCACCCGACGCCCTCCGGGTGCGCGCGTCCCTGGGCGAGCAGGTGCGGATCCTCTCGGAGGTGCCCACGCGGATGTTCATCTTCGGCGACACCCATGCGGTGCTCCCCGAGCCGATCGGCTTCACCGACGATCCGCGGGTGCACGTCCGGCAGCGCTCGATCGTCGCCGCGCTGACCATGTGGTTCGAGTCGCTGTGGGCCCGCGCCGCCCCGATGCGCGAGGTCGAGGCGGGCAAGGTGAGTCCGGACGGGCGGCAGTTCCTGCTGGAGCAGCTGATGGCCGGCTCGACCGACGAGGTGATCGCCCGCAAGCTCGGCATCGGCCTGCGCACCGTCCGCCGTCGCGTCGCCGCCCTGATGACCGAGCTCGGCGTGGACACGCGCTTCCAGGCGGGGGTCGAGGCGGTGCGGCGGGGCTGGCTCTGA
- the lysS gene encoding lysine--tRNA ligase, protein MARSGRQGGGEPVDWVTRAADDAVRHAGEGNLVTVASGASPSGPIHLGNLREFITPHFVAEELRRRGVPVRHLHSWDDFDRFRKVPAGVPAEWADHIGRPLTSVPDPWECHDSWAAHFKAPLQAALRDLGVEMEEISQTQMYTSGAYREQVLEAVSRRDEIEAVLARHRTKKVTAGEDATAQEAADLADSVANEDSEPAGAGSGSDSGSGSEVIARFPYRPYCRQCGRDTVTTTAYDDATTTLSYSCSSCGFEGTTDLSTDTDGKLVWKVDWPMRWAFEKVDFEPAGRDHMTPGSSYTVGTELVSSIFDWRAPARVIYAFVGFAGVQKMSSSAGGVPTATDALRILEAPMLRWLYVRRAPTQAFDIDFGASVVRLYDEWDALGRKAADPAKADVATLAWHRASETASAGRLPTPAVVVPFRTLSSVADVTAGSAELISRIIESSGYPHESVADLEPRLTKAMQWTREHVPADERTTVRETPDTERLGSLTEDEQLWLRIFLDRLPDDGDLEAVTSVVYGVPKVARGLGFDDTPTDQVKADQKDFFRLLYNLLVDADRGPRLPTLVLALGPAKVRQLLGA, encoded by the coding sequence ATGGCACGAAGTGGACGTCAAGGCGGCGGCGAACCGGTCGACTGGGTGACGCGTGCGGCGGACGACGCCGTACGCCACGCCGGCGAGGGCAACCTGGTGACCGTGGCGTCCGGCGCCTCCCCCAGCGGGCCCATCCACCTGGGCAACCTCCGCGAGTTCATCACCCCGCACTTCGTCGCCGAGGAGCTGAGGCGTCGCGGCGTCCCGGTGCGCCACCTGCACTCGTGGGACGACTTCGACCGGTTCCGCAAGGTGCCGGCCGGTGTGCCTGCGGAGTGGGCCGACCACATCGGCCGGCCGCTGACCTCGGTGCCCGACCCGTGGGAGTGCCACGACAGCTGGGCCGCGCACTTCAAGGCACCGTTGCAGGCGGCGCTGCGCGACCTCGGGGTCGAGATGGAGGAGATCTCCCAGACGCAGATGTACACCTCCGGCGCCTACCGCGAGCAGGTCCTGGAGGCGGTCTCGCGCCGCGACGAGATCGAGGCGGTGCTCGCCCGGCACCGCACCAAGAAGGTCACCGCCGGCGAGGACGCCACCGCACAGGAGGCCGCCGACCTCGCCGACTCCGTCGCCAACGAGGACAGCGAGCCGGCCGGTGCCGGCTCGGGCTCCGACTCCGGCTCCGGCTCCGAGGTGATCGCCCGCTTCCCCTACCGCCCCTACTGCCGCCAGTGCGGTCGCGACACCGTCACCACGACGGCCTACGACGACGCCACCACGACGCTGTCCTACTCCTGCTCCTCCTGCGGCTTCGAGGGCACGACCGACCTGTCCACCGACACCGACGGCAAGCTGGTGTGGAAGGTCGACTGGCCGATGCGCTGGGCGTTCGAGAAGGTCGACTTCGAGCCCGCCGGCCGCGACCACATGACGCCCGGCTCGTCCTACACCGTCGGCACGGAGCTCGTGTCCTCCATCTTCGACTGGCGCGCGCCGGCCCGGGTGATCTACGCGTTCGTCGGCTTCGCCGGAGTGCAGAAGATGTCGTCGTCGGCCGGTGGCGTGCCGACCGCGACCGACGCGCTGCGCATCCTCGAGGCACCGATGCTGCGCTGGCTCTACGTCCGCCGCGCGCCGACGCAGGCCTTCGACATCGACTTCGGCGCGTCCGTCGTCCGGCTCTACGACGAGTGGGACGCGCTCGGCCGCAAGGCCGCCGACCCCGCCAAGGCCGACGTCGCGACCCTGGCGTGGCACCGCGCCTCCGAGACGGCGTCCGCCGGGCGCCTGCCCACCCCCGCCGTCGTGGTCCCCTTCCGCACCCTGTCCTCGGTCGCCGACGTCACCGCCGGGTCGGCCGAGCTCATCTCGCGCATCATCGAGTCCTCCGGCTACCCGCACGAGTCGGTCGCCGACCTCGAGCCCCGGCTGACCAAGGCCATGCAGTGGACGCGCGAGCACGTGCCCGCCGACGAGCGCACCACCGTCCGCGAGACGCCCGACACCGAGCGCCTCGGCTCGCTGACCGAGGACGAGCAGCTGTGGCTGCGGATCTTCCTCGACCGGCTGCCCGACGACGGCGACCTCGAGGCGGTCACCTCGGTGGTCTACGGCGTGCCCAAGGTCGCCCGGGGCCTGGGCTTCGACGACACCCCCACCGACCAGGTCAAGGCCGACCAGAAGGACTTCTTCCGCCTCCTCTACAACCTCCTGGTCGACGCCGACCGCGGCCCCCGCCTGCCCACCCTCGTCCTCGCCCTCGGCCCCGCCAAGGTGCGGCAGCTGCTCGGCGCCTGA
- a CDS encoding DUF3151 domain-containing protein, with product MTSGPFGGDLMAGPPPTHLPADPADAELAGGDAPAAVVRRHPASPTAWAALAQQARDAGADDVTVYAYARVGYHRSLDQLRRNGWKGHGPVPWEHEPNRGFLRSLALLALAARAIGETEEWERCATFLRDSSPAAADELL from the coding sequence ATGACCTCCGGACCCTTCGGCGGCGACCTGATGGCCGGTCCCCCGCCCACCCACCTCCCCGCCGACCCCGCCGACGCCGAGCTCGCGGGCGGCGACGCCCCGGCGGCCGTCGTACGCCGTCACCCGGCGTCGCCGACCGCGTGGGCCGCCCTGGCCCAGCAGGCCCGCGACGCCGGCGCCGACGACGTCACGGTCTACGCCTACGCCCGCGTCGGCTACCACCGCTCGCTCGACCAGCTGCGCCGCAACGGCTGGAAGGGCCACGGGCCGGTGCCGTGGGAGCACGAGCCCAACCGCGGGTTCCTCCGCTCCCTCGCCCTCCTCGCCCTGGCCGCGCGCGCCATCGGCGAGACCGAGGAGTGGGAGCGCTGCGCGACGTTCCTCCGTGACTCCAGCCCGGCAGCGGCCGACGAGCTCCTCTGA
- a CDS encoding HAD family phosphatase, with protein sequence MTPARQRPTSSSEGEVVATGRLTDPPGVVFDLDGTLIDSEPSWARGFSLGLAQVLEAHGHGTHDLRPEDMARFQGGRVPDTVAATLADLGLDAALDAGETRQVVQAVIDWVCADVAAAPVPIPEAVELAHALHRRGIRLAVASSSALPFIDAALEVLGLREAIPVRTSAIDLPRGKPDPLVYVLTLHEMGLPASRVVAIEDSPVGVESAVRAGLRCVWFMPGAPDAERADRVRALKAADTGSGTLAAQVDALVAPVPHLRADDVLRMIGADAR encoded by the coding sequence GTGACTCCAGCCCGGCAGCGGCCGACGAGCTCCTCTGAGGGCGAGGTCGTGGCCACGGGCCGGCTGACCGACCCGCCGGGCGTGGTCTTCGATCTCGACGGCACCCTCATCGACTCCGAGCCCTCGTGGGCGCGCGGGTTCTCACTCGGCCTCGCGCAGGTGCTCGAGGCGCACGGCCACGGCACCCACGACCTCCGCCCGGAGGACATGGCACGGTTCCAGGGCGGCCGGGTGCCCGACACCGTCGCCGCGACCCTGGCCGACCTCGGACTCGATGCGGCGCTCGACGCCGGCGAGACCCGTCAGGTCGTCCAGGCGGTGATCGACTGGGTCTGCGCCGACGTCGCCGCCGCCCCCGTCCCGATCCCGGAGGCCGTCGAGCTGGCCCACGCGCTGCATCGGCGCGGCATTCGGCTCGCCGTGGCGTCGTCGTCGGCGCTGCCGTTCATCGACGCGGCGCTCGAGGTGCTCGGGCTGCGCGAGGCGATCCCGGTCCGCACCTCGGCCATCGACCTCCCCCGGGGCAAGCCCGACCCCCTCGTCTACGTCCTCACGCTGCACGAGATGGGGCTGCCGGCCTCACGGGTGGTCGCCATCGAGGACTCACCGGTGGGCGTGGAGTCGGCGGTCCGCGCCGGCCTGCGGTGCGTGTGGTTCATGCCGGGAGCACCGGACGCCGAGCGCGCCGACCGGGTGCGTGCCCTGAAGGCCGCGGACACGGGGTCAGGGACGCTCGCCGCGCAGGTCGACGCCCTCGTCGCCCCGGTGCCGCACCTGCGCGCCGACGACGTGCTGCGGATGATCGGGGCCGACGCCCGCTGA